A single Rhopalosiphum padi isolate XX-2018 chromosome 4, ASM2088224v1, whole genome shotgun sequence DNA region contains:
- the LOC132929722 gene encoding pickpocket protein 28-like, translating to MLFWIQDEIYSPCDYIQPIITSYGLCYSINMIPHHLLLHNNYLQSTSFLNLTQADIIAKKNQTTWTPETGYSRNATPFDVPWRVTGDTVDNAVRLVFDLTNKNLGDHCPKRDSGLTLIVHSPADVPVGIQPTAYVTGSSMLSVALSLNIIRTSHKINSWAPKLRNCYFQHEKKLKFFKIYTLHNCEIECRANNTFNRCGCNAYFQPRDPGAPVCGTDSLECIRESSTIGYSIFKKTLNMSINIKGCNCLPSCTSVQYEFETVEFFRNWTTNSTKPKLVLTEESALVMTYFKRKHVIDIQKTPLMPFNELLGNIGGLFGLFLGCSIISFFEILYFFVIRLYFDRRNRRKAKSKIMPSFILES from the exons ATGTTATTTTGGATTCAAGACGAAATCTACTCGCCTTGTGATTATATCCAACCGATAATAACATCATATGGTCTgtgttattcaattaatatgatTCCTCATCATCTGTTGTTGCACAATAATTATCTCCAATC AACATCATTTTTAAACTTGACACAAGCTGATATCATAGCAAAGAAAAACCAAACCACCTGGACCCCAGAAACTGGTTACAGCCGAAACGCAACCCCGTTTGACGTACCATGGAGAGTGACGGGCGATACCGTCGACAATGCGGTTCGGTTGGTTTTTGATTTGACGAACAAGAATTTAGGAGACCACTGTCCGAAAAGAGATTCTGGACTAACG TTGATTGTTCATAGTCCAGCGGATGTTCCAGTCGGAATCCAACCTACAGCTTACGTTACCGGTAGTAGCATGCTATCTGTTGCATTATCACTGAATATTATACGTACCtcacataaaattaattcatggGCGCCAAAACTTCGGAATTGTTATtttcaacatgaaaaaaaaCTGAAGTTTTTTAAAATCTACACACTTCACAATTGCGAAATTGAGTGTAGAGCCAATAACACTTTTAACAGATGCGGTTGCAATGCTTATTTTCAACCAa GAGATCCGGGAGCTCCGGTTTGCGGTACTGATAGTTTAGAATGTATCAGAGAATCCTCAACTATcg GTTATTCGATTTTTAAGAAAACACTAAACATGTCAATTAACATTAAAGGTTGTAATTGTTTGCCATCGTGTACAAGTGTTCAGTATGAGTTTGAAACTGTGGAATTTTTTAGGAACTGGACAACAAATTCTACAAAACCAAAACT AGTTCTCACCGAAGAATCAGCTTTAGTAATGACTTACTTTAAAAGGAAACATGTTATTGATATACAAAAAACTCCGTTGATGCCTTTCAACGAACTATTAG gtaacaTAGGCGGTTTGTTTGGATTATTTCTTGGTTGCAGCATAATcagtttttttgaaatattatatttttttgtgatacgATTATATTTCGATCGACGAAATCGTAGAAAGgccaaatcaaaaataatgccAAGTTTTATCCTTGAATCATAA